A single region of the Portunus trituberculatus isolate SZX2019 chromosome 29, ASM1759143v1, whole genome shotgun sequence genome encodes:
- the LOC123510463 gene encoding LOW QUALITY PROTEIN: glycine-rich cell wall structural protein 1.8-like (The sequence of the model RefSeq protein was modified relative to this genomic sequence to represent the inferred CDS: inserted 1 base in 1 codon): MKMMRQLVFAALIGASLAINLNYLTPTNGFNGNGANGNGYNGNGVNGNGFNGNGRNGNGYNGNGVNGNGYNGNGVNGNGVNXNGYNGNGANGNGFNGNGVNGNGYNGNGANGNGFNGNGVNGNGYNGNGVNGNGFTNGVNGNGYGNGNGFNGAVNGYGVDPITALSSAIGGGGVAGVDYPILASVPFTGFSCAGQIPGYYADTAPEAGCQVFHICQADGRQDSFLCPNGTVFNQQYFVCDWWYNFDCSTAAQFYGLNANIGVVNGANGYGSSNVVNGIINGNGIYTNGANGNGAVNGNGNGYTNGNGAVNGNGNGYTNGNGAVNGNGNGYTNGNGYTNGNGAVNGNGNGYTNGNGAVNGNGAVNGNGNGNGNGNGNGAVNGNGNGYTNGNGAVNGNGNGYTNGNGAVNGNGYTNGNGAVNGNGNGYTNGNGAVNGNGYTNGNGYSNGAVNGNGNGYSNGNGAVNGNGNGYTNGNGAVNGNGNGYSNGNGVNGNGYTNGAVNGNGNGYTNGNGAVNGNGNGYSNGRVNGNGNGYSNGRVNGNGAVNGNGYSNGRVNGNGYSNGRINGNGRVNGNGAANGNGYTNGVNGNGVNGNGYTNGVNGNGAVNGNGYTNGVNGNGVNGNGYTNGVNGNGVNGNGYTNGVNGNGVNGNGYTNGVNGNGVNGNGYTNGANGNGAVNGNGAANGNGNGYSYQPPSVPANLYQTPRG, translated from the exons CTGATCGGAGCCTCCCTGGCCATCAACCTTAACTACCTGACACCCACCAACGGCTTCAACGGAAACGGCGCCAATGGTAATGGATACAACGGGAATGGCGTCAACGGCAATGGCTTTAACGGAAACGGCCGCAACGGTAATGGGTACAATGGCAATGGCGTCAATGGCAACGGTTACAACGGCAATGGAGTTAACGGGAATGGCGTGA GGAACGGCTACAACGGGAATGGAGCCAATGGGAACGGCTTCAACGGAAATGGAGTCAACGGGAACGGCTACAACGGTAATGGAGCCAACGGGAACGGCTTCAACGGGAACGGAGTCAACGGGAACGGCTACAACGGCAATGGAGTGAACGGCAACGGCTTCACCAACGGAGTCAACGGTAACGGATATGGCAACGGTAACGGTTTCAACGGCGCTGTTAACGGGTACGGCGTGGACCCCATCACCGCCCTCAGCAGTGCcattggcggcggcggcgtggctGGCGTCGACTACCCCATCCTTGCCTCCGTTCCCTTCACTGGCTTCTCCTGCGCTGGTCAGATCCCCGGTTACTACGCCGACACTGCCCCTGAAGCTGGCTGCCAG GTGTTCCATATCTGCCAAGCTGACGGCCGCCAAGACTCCTTCCTCTGCCCCAACGGCACCGTGTTCAACCAGCAGTACTTCGTGTGTGACTGGTGGTACAACTTCGACTGCTCCACCGCCGCCCAGTTCTACGGCCTCAACGCCAACATCGGAGTCGTCAACGGCGCCAACGGATACGGCAGCAGCAACGTGGTCAACGGTATCATCAATGGCAACGGAAT TTATACTAATGGTGCTAACGGCAACGGTGCTGTCAACGGCAACGGCAACGGTTACACCAATGGCAACGGTGCTGTCAACGGCAACGGCAACGGTTACACCAATGGCAACGGTGCTGTCAACGGCAACGGCAACGGTTACACCAACGGCAACGGTTACACCAATGGCAACGGTGCTGTCAACGGCAACGGCAATGGTTACACCAACGGTAACGGCGCTGTGAATGGCAACGGAGCTGTCAACGGCAACGGCAACGGCAACGGCAATGG CAACGGCAACGGCGCTGTGAACGGCAACGGGAACGGTTACACCAATGGCAACGGCGCTGTCAACGGCAACGGCAATGGTTACACCAACGGCAACGGTGCTGTTAACGGCAATGGTTACACCAATGGCAACGGCGCTGTCAACGGCAACGGCAATGGTTACACCAACGGCAACGGTGCTGTTAACGGCAATGGTTACACCAATGGCAACGGTTATTCCAACGGCGCTGTCAACGGCAATGGCAACGGTTATTCCAACGGCAACGGCGCTGTCAACGGCAACGGCAATGGTTACACCAACGGTAACGGCGCTGTCAACGGCAACGGCAACGGTTATTCCAACGGCAACGGCGTCAACGGCAACGGTTACACCAACGGCGCTGTCAACGGCAACGGCAATGGTTACACCAACGGTAACGGCGCTGTCAACGGCAATGGCAACGGTTACTCCAACGGCCGCGTCAACGGCAACGGCAACGGTTACTCCAACGGACGCGTTAACGGAAATGGTGCTGTCAACGGTAATGGTTATTCTAACGGTCGTGTAAATGGCAACGGTTACTCCAACGGTCGAATCAACGGAAACGGCCGTGTCAACGGCAACGGTGCTGCCAATGGCAATGGTTACACCAATGGAGTCAACGGTAATGGAGTCAATGGCAACGGATACACGAACGGAGTGAATGGCAATGGAGCTGTTAATGGCAACGGTTACACCAACGGCGTCAACGGTAACGGAGTTAATGGCAACGGTTACACCAACGGCGTCAACGGTAATGGAGTTAATGGCAACGGTTACACCAACGGCGTCAACGGTAACGGAGTTAATGGCAACGGTTACACCAACGGCGTCAACGGTAATGGAGTTAATGGCAACGGTTACACCAACGGCGCTAACGGTAATGGCGCTGTCAACGGTAATGGTGCTGCGAACGGCAACGGCAACGGATACTCGTACCAGCCCCCCAGCGTTCCCGCCAACCTGTACCAAACCCCACGAGGCTGA